One region of Chloroflexota bacterium genomic DNA includes:
- a CDS encoding branched-chain amino acid ABC transporter permease produces the protein MDLPCGTRNYDYARDMAVLRTKTHWALFIGLLVIVFAAPLYLGNYWLGVCNLIGITIITITGLNILTGYCGQLSIGHAGFMAVGAYTTAILTNKLGFPFLAGLICSGFSAGLIGLIFGLPSVRVKGFYLAITTIAAQFIIIWVINHWSLTGGFVGISVPPASIGGFVFKTEASQFYLIMVITAICILFAKNLARSRVGRAFIAVRDNDLAAEVMGINLLYYKLLAFFIGCFLAGIAGALLAHWTGFLNAENFTLTDSILYIGMVIIGGLGTTIGPILGAALIRLLQQGIMYISPVLESAFPAIPAGFTSGIAPMVFGLVIILFLILEPRGLARRWTLFRAAYRLWPFSY, from the coding sequence ATGGATTTACCCTGTGGTACCCGTAATTACGACTATGCCAGAGATATGGCTGTCTTGCGAACCAAGACCCATTGGGCACTTTTTATTGGCCTGCTGGTTATTGTTTTCGCGGCTCCACTGTATTTAGGTAACTACTGGCTGGGTGTATGCAACTTAATTGGCATTACCATAATCACTATCACCGGTTTGAACATACTTACTGGCTACTGTGGGCAGCTATCCATTGGTCATGCTGGCTTCATGGCTGTAGGCGCCTATACTACCGCGATTTTGACTAATAAGCTTGGTTTTCCATTCTTAGCCGGGCTTATCTGTTCTGGCTTCAGTGCCGGGCTGATAGGACTTATCTTTGGCCTTCCCTCAGTGCGCGTTAAAGGTTTCTATCTGGCAATTACCACTATTGCGGCTCAATTTATCATCATCTGGGTTATCAATCACTGGTCACTAACCGGTGGCTTTGTTGGCATAAGCGTTCCGCCTGCCTCAATTGGTGGTTTCGTGTTCAAAACTGAGGCCAGCCAGTTCTACCTGATAATGGTAATCACAGCAATCTGTATATTGTTCGCCAAAAACCTGGCCAGGAGCAGAGTTGGCAGAGCCTTTATTGCTGTCAGGGATAATGACCTGGCTGCCGAAGTTATGGGGATTAATCTGCTCTACTATAAGCTTCTGGCTTTCTTTATCGGTTGTTTTCTTGCTGGAATCGCCGGTGCCCTGCTTGCCCATTGGACCGGATTCCTGAATGCCGAGAACTTTACCCTCACCGATTCCATACTGTATATAGGCATGGTGATTATCGGCGGGCTGGGCACAACCATCGGTCCTATACTGGGCGCGGCTCTAATTCGGCTTTTACAACAGGGCATAATGTATATTTCTCCGGTCCTGGAAAGCGCTTTTCCTGCAATACCGGCTGGCTTTACCAGTGGCATAGCGCCGATGGTATTCGGTCTGGTGATTATCCTGTTTCTGATACTTGAGCCGCGGGGGCTGGCACGCCGCTGGACATTGTTCAGGGCTGCCTATCGCCTGTGGCCATTCTCATATTAA
- a CDS encoding amino acid ABC transporter substrate-binding protein, whose translation MMNPTTGPAAEKGSVMTHANLDAIKYINDELGGAGGYAIEVLSLDSNYDAAKAVTIVKRFMDEGCLLFTTASSKEMSAAMTSANTAGFPGISCFNAPSLYRPPQHIYGQTPDYGDDALAFANFYMKNIWKGTGKPKFALHLLNNTTGYGARDAFKAKADELGIEIVSTDEHAATTTSEIESLTRIKGKNPDVLYISSTPAPTAVIIKNAKDLGMYPGITIGCCHAGLTKALIDLAGADVVEGVYGAFPTVLWGEDVPGMAKMAEYCQKLHPNDYGNGDYITSWAQSLIVAKILELAVKNAGYDALAKGDVSAWQAVETKGIQKLKNYDVGGLHGPVSYTVGDNRLDKSNRIYKIVGGKIAEPSAWVEAPMVKYEEYDWFGK comes from the coding sequence ATGATGAACCCTACCACCGGCCCGGCGGCTGAGAAGGGGAGCGTGATGACTCATGCCAACCTTGATGCCATCAAATACATTAATGACGAGCTCGGCGGCGCTGGAGGATACGCTATTGAAGTGTTGTCTTTAGACAGTAACTACGATGCCGCCAAAGCGGTTACCATCGTTAAGAGATTTATGGACGAAGGCTGCTTGCTGTTCACCACCGCGTCATCCAAGGAGATGTCGGCGGCCATGACATCGGCTAATACGGCTGGATTTCCTGGCATCTCTTGCTTTAACGCACCTTCATTGTACCGTCCCCCGCAGCACATCTACGGCCAAACGCCTGACTATGGCGATGATGCTTTAGCCTTCGCCAACTTCTATATGAAGAACATCTGGAAGGGGACGGGCAAGCCAAAGTTCGCCCTGCATCTGCTCAATAATACTACCGGTTACGGAGCCCGCGATGCCTTTAAGGCTAAGGCTGACGAACTGGGTATTGAGATTGTTTCTACCGATGAGCATGCTGCTACAACCACCTCCGAGATCGAGTCATTGACCCGCATTAAGGGAAAAAACCCCGATGTGTTATATATCTCTAGCACGCCGGCACCCACTGCCGTCATTATTAAAAATGCCAAAGACCTTGGTATGTATCCAGGTATAACCATCGGCTGCTGCCACGCTGGCTTGACTAAAGCTCTCATTGACTTAGCCGGTGCCGATGTTGTTGAAGGCGTTTATGGCGCATTTCCTACGGTGCTGTGGGGAGAGGATGTGCCTGGCATGGCTAAGATGGCGGAATATTGTCAGAAGTTGCACCCCAACGACTACGGAAACGGCGACTATATTACCTCGTGGGCACAAAGCCTGATTGTGGCCAAGATTCTTGAGCTGGCGGTAAAAAATGCCGGCTATGATGCACTGGCAAAGGGAGATGTGTCAGCATGGCAGGCTGTCGAGACGAAGGGTATACAGAAGCTGAAGAATTATGATGTTGGCGGCCTTCATGGACCAGTCAGTTATACTGTGGGGGACAATAGACTTGATAAGTCCAATCGGATTTACAAGATAGTAGGCGGTAAAATAGCCGAACCAAGCGCATGGGTTGAAGCGCCTATGGTTAAATATGAAGAGTATGATTGGTTTGGTAAGTGA